A part of Setaria viridis chromosome 8, Setaria_viridis_v4.0, whole genome shotgun sequence genomic DNA contains:
- the LOC117833264 gene encoding dirigent protein 22: protein MAGSSSLAALSCVLAVALLAATASAEGEKETRLRVFWHDVVSGGPNVSTVVQVAKGPNSNASATRFGYVTVIDDPLTEGPNLTSRLLGRAQGMYVSAGKDSMSLLMAMSFVFVDGAYNGSSLAIMGPNAVERKVREMAVVGGTGVFRFANGYCEARTQWIDTRTGDATVEYNIHVRHD from the coding sequence AtggcaggcagcagcagcttggCGGCTCTCTCCTGCGTCCTCGCGGTGGCCCTGCTCGCCGCCACGGCGTCGgcggagggggagaaggagaCGCGCCTGCGCGTGTTCTGGCACGACGTGGTGAGCGGGGGCCCGAACGTGTCGACGGTGGTGCAGGTCGCCAAGGGCCCCAactccaacgcctccgccaccaGGTTCGGCTACGTCACGGTGATCGACGACCCGCTCACCGAGGGCCCCAACCTGACGTCGAGGCTCCTCGGGCGCGCGCAGGGCATGTACGTCAGCGCCGGCAAGGACAGCATGTCGTTGCTGATGGCCATGAGCTTCGTCTTCGTGGACGGCGCCTACAACGGCAGCAGCCTCGCCATCATGGGCCCCAACGCCGTCGAGCGGAAGGTCAGGGAGATGGCCGTGGTCGGCGGCACCGGCGTGTTCCGGTTCGCCAATGGTTACTGCGAGGCGAGGacgcagtggatcgacactagGACCGGCGACGCCACCGTCGAGTACAACATCCACGTCCGCCATGACTGA
- the LOC117866393 gene encoding dirigent protein 21: MAMATTVLLLCAAVALAPTPSSAADDAAGFTTFKLYFHDIVGGTSPTAIRIAQAPSSNSSSTFFGAVVAIDDPLTSGPTRAAGTEVGRAQGTYTFADQKTFGLLMVMNFVFTAGEYNGSSLSILGRNEVLDDVREMSIVGGSGKFRMARGYVQAHTIDSGATSGETVVQYTVNVKA; this comes from the coding sequence atggccatggccaccaccgTTCTCCTCCtgtgcgccgccgtcgcgctggCACCCACCCCGTCCTCCGCGGCGGACGACGCCGCCGGGTTCACGACGTTCAAGCTCTACTTCCACGACATCGTGGGCGGGACGAGCCCGACGGCGATCCGCATCGCGCAGGCTCCGTCCTCCaactcctcctccaccttcttCGGCGCGGTTGTGGCCATCGACGACCCGCTCACCTCCGGCCCGACACGCGCCGCCGGCACCGAGGTGGGCCGCGCCCAGGGCACCTACACGTTCGCGGACCAGAAGACGTTCGGCCTCCTCATGGTGATGAACTTCGTGTTCACGGCCGGGGAGTACAACGGGAGCAGCCTGTCGATCCTGGGCCGGAACGAGGTGCTCGACGACGTCCGCGAGATGAGCATCGTCGGAGGCAGCGGCAAGTTCAGGATGGCGAGAGGGTACGTCCAGGCACACACCATCGACTCCGGCGCCACCTCCGGCGAGACCGTCGTCCAGTACACCGTCAACGTCAAGGCCTAG
- the LOC117833262 gene encoding dirigent protein 21 has protein sequence MMAPPKLQLPLLLSLLASVAVVHVAGDAGHDGLTHIHLYVHETYTGANATAAAVLQSPLGANSSFGSIGVVDDEIRVGPDRSSQLVGRYQAVFFGTSLQLGAGYLSSVTLVFTAGEHAGSTLSVQGPVLGFTGTIERAVVGGTGKFRLARGYMLFKMISKPTPETDVNEVDLFVLMHHGKY, from the coding sequence ATGATGGCCCCACCCAAGCTTCagcttcccctcctcctctccctcctggcctccgtcgccgtcgtccacgtcgccggcgacgcTGGCCACGACGGCCTCACGCACATCCACCTCTACGTGCACGAGACGTACACGGGCGCGAACGCGACGGCCGCCGCGGTGCTGCAGTCCCCGCTCGGCGCCAACTCCTCGTTCGGGAGCATCGGCGTGGTGGACGACGAGATCCGCGTCGGCCCGGACCGCTCCTCCCAGCTCGTCGGCCGGTACCAGGCCGTCTTCTTCGGCACGAGCCTGCAGCTCGGCGCGGGGTACCTGTCGTCCGTCACGCTCGTGTTCACCGCCGGCGAGCACGCTGGGAGCACGCTGTCCGTGCAGGGCCCCGTGCTCGGGTTCACCGGCACCATCGAgcgcgccgtcgtcggcggCACCGGCAAGTTCAGGCTCGCCCGCGGGTACATGCTCTTCAAGATGATCAGCAAGCCCACGCCGGAGACCGACGTCAACGAGGTCGATCTCTTCGTGCTCATGCACCATGGCAAGTACTAG